GTGATTATCTACCAGGAAAACTGGAGGGGAGGAAACATGGTGGCCTTTTCCAGCATGTTCCCCCTAGCACAGTCTAACTCCTAAGCAGTATTAAAAACTACTTTATGAAAGAACTCTTTACTCTGCTAAAGACACGATCTGACAGAGTGGACAAAGGTAAGAATGGATTTTCATAACGAGGAGCATGCAGTGATTTAATCAGAGACTTTGATAATAACATTTTCCCCTGTGTCTGTAATTAGGTGAATCAGAAGACAGTGATTGTGAGTTTATTATAGTTTGTGTAAGTGGCCACCTAAGAACAAAAGAAGTTAATTAGATGAGCACAAAAAATATCAGTTGGGAGAAACACTAGGGATTCAAGACTGACAAATAACATATCACATGCTTTTAGAAACTTAACATCTACCCAACCTGTCATACCTAAGTCAGGATTGAAGTAGCACTAAAATGCTTAGTGAGTAGTATTCAGACCTGGAGTGTGAACAAAGCAATCTGCAAGTAACTCATGGAGAGTCTTTATGCAGGGAGTAAGGACacagtgaaaacagaaattaatctCACTTGACTGTGATGTTTTCAAGCTGATACTGTACCAGTGGCTATGCTGTTGTCtgtcttttatttattctgGTCAACTGAAAACATGCTAACTCCAAACAGAACAAGGTATTGATTTCTGTCACTTCTGTGCTGTTCTTCCCACTTGAAGGCTTTTAGCAATggctctctttcagttttacaGGAAGATAAGAGCAATCCAGGAAATGAGAATATGCATTTACTGTTCTGACCCCAACCAGGGAAACATGTGCTCTATTGAAACTTGCCTGCTCCTGTGAAATTGTAACGGGGTGTCTGAAAACTGTCCAGAGAACGCTGGGGTAGCAGGGAGGAGTTGTCAGGGATCCTTCGTAGCGATAAAACtcatccagcctggcagggagcagTTCTCGAACGTTGAAGCCAGGCACTTGGACCTTCTGATCTAAAAAGGGGATTCATGGAAAATCCTGCATCATTCCTATACATGCAGTGCACCAGTGAAGTGAATTTGCTTTTCAGTAAGTAGATGTTTTTGGTGTCATATCACTAGGATAGGAAAAATACCTTTTAGCAGGGATAGTTCCAGTTTAATAAGGAACACAGCTTTTTAGGGTGTCTATGTACAAATCTTGTCTTAGATATCCTGTAAGATAAACTGAAGGCCAGATTAACTAAAAACCACCGTGTGCAAGAAAAAAGGCCCAGCCAGGAACACGTGGTGCTTGGCAGCCATACACTCCTCCAGAAATGCACTGCATTTGGAGGTCTCTGTTTGTGACAGGTTTGTCTGAGATCTCTGGGCTGTTTCTTCAGCCAGTTCAATCCCTCTCAGGGTGGCATCTGTACCCTCAGCCATTCCCAGTGTGGTGCAGCCACTCACCCTTGTACTTCACATTCCGGAAGTGCCTGAAGATCTTTTCATAGGAGGGGTTGAAGGGTCCGATCTGAAATGATCACACTGTTAAACAGCTGTGCAGCCCACTGTGAGTCTGTGCTCCTCTGGCTGTACTGGATGGCCTGTCACAAGGCAagtgtccccactgtccagatATTCATGTACCAGAGTGGCATAAGGGATTTTATAACTCAGAACTCTAACACTGTCCTCAGAGCACAGTTATGCTCCCACTGAGAGCTGTCAGAGCTGCCTTGTCAGGATGCTGCCTTAACAACAGCAATGTAGACTTTAGTGTGCCCTTGAAAGCCCCTGTTGCTCTTGCCTGTTCAGAGTGCTGAGCAAAAGGAGAGAAACCTCTGAGAACCTTGCAGGCATAAGTTCTCAATTGACAGGCTTCTCAGATCATCTGCTGCTTTCTCATCAAAGCCACAGTTTTCCACCCACAAGCATTTTTCAGTCTGCTGCTCCCCTCAGTCCAGGAAGATAAAGAATGACACCATTGGGTACCACTGGCAAGGGCTATAACTCAACTATCAACAAAGACCAGCTTTTTCAACTGCTACCAGCAGCTTTTCTGTCTGATAATCAGTGTCTTTTTTCATGAATTCTTCAGAGCTGGTGCTTAGCAACTCCTCTGACAACCAGACATAGTAAACTGGTGTCCTTAGATCAACTGCAATAGCCACCAGCTGGCTGAAAGTTTTTCAAAGATCTAATCTCCATTGTTCcctaatttgatttttaaatatcattGCTTGGAAATAACCAGATACCAGTATTATTCCCTAGCAAAATATACAATACTCTGAAACTTTTCACAGCTGCAACTTCCAAATTAACTGAAATGTAACACAAAATTACTGTCAAAATCTTAGAGCTGCTAGGAAGTGAGCTGGGATTGCATTAATGAGAGCTTTGTCTGCTAACTAgaacattttcacttttttgaTGGAAATGTGAAAGCCTGGAGGTTTGGTTTTCTATGCTGCAGAAAATcctcacatttaaaaattacagttaTCTTATTGAGGAGTTTTAATCCTCAAGAAAAGGGAGACATACACACAAGGTActaaaataaaacctgtttaTGATCATTATTATCTTTGTATGTGGGGCTTTAGAGAGGAAAATTGGAAAGTTGTCCTTCTATCCTGTTAAAAAGGTCACTGAATTTACTTCTTTACTGTAAACTGTGATTCAAAGAATCTGGGAAGAGAGCAGCATGAAGACTGTGGTTAAATCCTAATTACATATGGTGGTCAAAGGCAGGCCTGTGCCTCTGCTGGGTCAAAACTGCTCCAGGCTCCAGCAGTTCTGAGGGACTGAGCTGGGATTTCACTGTTGCCTCCTGTTTGATAAACCCTACCAATCATCAGTTTGTAAACGAATGCAAAAATGGATTTAACATAGCTGAAGTTAATTTACTGAAAACCATGAGACAATATTCAGAATTCCTCTTTTCTCAGAATGTGTTCCTGTTTTGGTATGTGCTGCTGGAATCTGACCTTTTATTGgtgagaggggaaaggaaaaacctTTATTCAGCCACTGTATTCTTAAATGATCTGGATAATCTTGTACATTGATGACTAAATGATTGAAAGCATATtctaaacaacaacaaacccccaaaGGATCCTACCTCGAGGAGAACAGCCAGAACTGCCAGTCCATCCTCTTTGTCCATTGCTGCTGTTACATCTGGATATTTCTCAGAGTTGTAATGCACAATATGCAGCTACAAAGAAGGGGATACTTTGTTATAGTAACATGTGGGTCGTGCTCACATTTCTGTTTCACAGCTAAAAAGGACCAACTCAACCACCTCAGGATAAGACAATACAAGGGGGTCCTTTAGTGATTTCTGGGGGTAAGATCCTTTTAGAGAAATCAAAAGGTCCTGGGAGtcccacctccagccctgctgtagCCAAGTTACACACACCCCACAACCCTCATAATGAAGGGGGGAAGAGGATCAATGACTTCAGCTTCAAAGCATCTTGACTGTAGTACTAGtaaatttttctggaaaaaatccCACCTTAACACTTCAATATTTAGAACACAAAACTCAGTGTTAAATAGAGAAGAAATGGATTCCTAAAGTGCTGTTATGCAAACAAATTATTCTGACTGACTTTAATAATTTTGAGGTAAATATCTGATTGGCACTTCCTATCAAAATCTATTCCCAAATCCATCATTTAAGGTTAGAAAAGGCAGCAAATAGTTCTTCGCTGGATAGAAGAAGGTGAGCAAAGGTAAATAGAGCAGCAGTGCCATGCAGCTAAAAGATATACCTGGTTTACAGAGAAGAACCAAGGTACCAAATATCTTGAAATGACTCAAGTGACCTTGTTCCAGCTCTGAGTTTGGAGCCCAAGTTCTAACTCCCTGACTTAGTGACAGTACATCAGAGTCCACCTTTTTTTGCACAATCCGTTTTTTAGTATATACCCAGATCTTAGCAGCCTTTTACAGCCTTATCCCCAGGACACAGATCCCACTTGGAAGCAGTGGGACCTGCCCACCcttctttgctctttccctggcCTGAGCTTGTCTCACCTCTGCTGCAAAGTGCTTCCCACCCACGGTGTGCTCCGAGCCTTCGGACTTGTTGCGGTTCCCCCAGTGCAGGTGGAGTTGAGATGCAGTGTATTCAAAAGGGAGGTTCCTGATGGACATGGCAGGTGACAGGTACATTTTCACTGCAAGCAGACCAAACCCAGATGGGAGCAGATGATACCACGGCTCTCAAGAACAGGGCAAATAAAACTACTCTAAGTATATTATGTAGGGAGCATGAACAAAGCAGGTTCTTAACTCAGACCCATCTCAGTCTGGGGGGGAGATAAACACTTCAGTCCTCTTTAGCCCTTTCTAGGTAAATCAGGAGAATTTAGAACATACCCTTTTTCTACTTTCCTAAATGAAGGAATTGAGTGTGAGAATTGTTGCTAATGGAAATCTTTCTTCTCCCTGAAGAACACAAATTTATCTCAGACTTATTGAAGACAATTAGTGCTATGTTGGAGCAAAACTTAGGTTTGTGTGCCTTCTTTCAATCCCCTCATAATGATTGAAAATGTCTTAGTAAATTAAGACTTATCAGGGTATTTTTTATCTCCTGTTACATTGAACTCCTCTGCTTCTTAATCTTCTTTTAGGAGCGTATGGTAAAACCAAATAAacttctccctctcctcactGCTTCCAGAACCCAGAACACTGATGTCAAGCAGCAAGATAACCCCAGGCCTTATGAACTAGCATTTCCTCTCTTGACTGGATGGAGACCTTGGCATGCATTCCCCTCCCTTCTGCTCACTAATACTCTCCAGTGGGGATGACaagctgggtttggggtttttttggtgtagTAATTCTTAACTCAGGAGAAAGTTCTCAGTTGTTCACTTGAGACTTTTGGTACTCCATAAAGCAACAGTTTATGTCAAGAACAGATTGATTTCTTTATTACTTTCTGGTGTGAATATAATTTGTTTCTGCAGTGTGCCAGACACGTTTTTCAGGGGAAACAGGGCTCAAAACCTTAGTGAAGGAACAGCTGCAAGCCTATGATCCTAAAAAGCTTGTTCTGAGCTCTACTGTTTTTGGTCTGGCTGCAGTAGGTGATTGTATCTGGATGAGCTGGCTGGTGAAGCACACTAATTATATGTAGGAATGACTGACAGACAACACTAAGTGTCCTACTGGTTTCCTCTCTGGCTGAaagagaaggcagcagcagattgTGTAATGATCACTCCAACAGAGCCTAATTTTTTATTACTCAGAGCAATCAATTTGTACCTAAGTGAGGTTTCTGGAGTACGTTGCATCTCCCCTGCTTTCTAGGAGGGCACTGACCTTAGAAGTGAACTCCCATTTTTATTGAGGGGGAACATGTTTTTGTCTTGGCTTTCATTAGGAAGTAGTCAAACTCTGTTTTAGGGGTGAGATGTGACAATGACAGGTGACAAAGACTCTACAAGGAATTTGCCTGTACCTGAGTGACTATTATGTGAGGGACAGACTCCCTGTGATGTTCTTTTGCCTCCTGGCACCATTAAAGTGTCAATGTTTCCTTCTCTGCCTGTCACTCACATCAGCCCAAAGCATTCAACTGTGACAGTGCAGTCTTTCACTCGGGACCAAGAAGGACTTTTAGGAAAAGAAGGCTCACAGGGAAAAGGTGTTCCAGCCATTCCTAGTTTAAAGGAACCTGATTTTGATGGAGGAATTGATTAAGAGGAAAACCAGGAATCATGTCCTAAGAGAAGAAGGGGCTTATGATGTTCAGTAGAGCAGGTTTACCTCACTGaaagaatgagagaaaaagagactTTTGCATGTTGGTCAAACatgccagagcagagcagaggccaTTTTATAACACAGGTTATTTTGATGcttataaaatagaaaaggatACAAAGAAGGAGGGCTTTGTAACTGTTCTTATTCCTATGTCTTCAAATGTTTCaggaaggaatgaaaaatgGTGGAACTAACTGGTATTATATATTGTGTCAATATAATAGATCTTTATAAGACTGCATCTTTTCTGCCTTTACCTACTGTAGTGACATTTTGTTTAAGTGCTGCAGTGGGGAGGGCATGCTTGTATGCTATTTCTAATTATTATTCTGTCTTCTTACTGGTCTTATCTTATGCTAGAGAGGTTTCTGTCTGAAATCAAAGGAACAGAATGGTGCTcctagctcttttttttccttccctccctgcccatgtAATTCAGTTGAGCTGCTTTGATAGCCCAGGATGCCAGAGACCCATTACACTCATATTTTATCAATTTATCTCTTTTCAGTAGAATCACAAAGTCTGTTGCTGTTTCAGAGCACCACAACCAAAGTAGTAAGAAAAGCTCAGGAATTAATTCTGACATGCCtagagtttattttaaaactctttatTCAAAACTCAGCTTACTGGGCATGCATTTGTCCTTAGTACATTCCCAGGTTTCCCTAGCCTGTGCTGTAGATGTGAAGGCTTTATCAGCACAGCTTAATTTCATCTGATAACCAAAGTAGTTCACCCATGAAGCAAAAAACCCACGAGTTCCTGCAACTCCCAACTCCTGCTGTCACTGAGCTCCCTTACCTGAATGACCGTTATTGGTCAGTGTAAAATGGTCAGTGGAGGACACGTTGTAGCCTATGAATTCTAAAGGCAGGAGATTGGAATCATACTGGAGAATATCCTTGTGGAAGTCAATTGGAGATTGGAACACTCCTCCGCAAAATGGGTATTTCTTTGGCCAGGCCTTCTCTCCATCAGGACCTGTGCAAATCAACAGAGACACATTTGTCAAGCCTTAACACCAAATTTGGAAAGGAAgccttttctgaatttttaggcagtttttttttttaaatctcaattTTATCTTTCCATTGGATAGAAAATTGGAAAATTGTGCCATTGGATAGAAAAGGGccaaatgccaaaaaaaaaatctcacattGAGACACTTCACTGCTTTCACTGCCCCTCGATTTTTTTACagtctcagctgctgctgctgttacactcctggggagctgcagggctggcagctcaCAGGGTTAgacctgcaggagcagcaccacGGGCAGCACAGTGCCCCTGAGCCTCCCCAATGGCATTGTCTCTACAGGGCCCATGAACGTTTGGATCTGTGACAGTATTTGGATTATTTACTGACATGAATCACTTTTCCCTATGGAAGTAGCAGACACAAGCCCAGGAAGGCTGTTCCAGCCTTCTGAAGAGGATTGCTGAAAGAAGTGACTTCATGCTGACAGAGTTCAGTGCACAGAAAGCCAGCCCCTCACAGACCTTCCCTCACTGTACAAACTGTCTGGCTCCATCCAGCAAGACTGCATGACCCACACTGAAAAGCTAACTTGCAAAAATGGAAGGTGCTATGAGAATTTGACCTGCAATAACTTGCTCAAACTCTGAGGAAACTTTTCTTCCTCATAGTCTTTTGCCCGAGGTAGGATCTACAAAGAATAGATAATATCAAGAGGATTTTAATTGTGCCTTTGATTTAATTACACATTAATAGCCAGCAGCTGTTCACAAGCTGTAAGCTGAGACTATTTGGATTTAAATACCAGAAGAAATACTTGCAACTTGTGTTTCTCCTTGTCTCTGAACATTAGTCATGATTCTTTCCAAGGCAGGAAGGTCTTTTGGGATCACCAGCCTGGTCTGGATAACACAGGACACTGAGCCTCCCTGCTTCAATGAGGCCACATCTTTCAGAAGGGAATAAACATCTACTCTTCCTTTAAGCTTTTCAGGTAAAAGATACTTCATTGGTGCTCTCCTCAGCAGCTTGATTTTCACTGTGAGCCTGTTGTCACCACGCTTTTGTTCCTCACTGACGTACTTATAACACAGAGGGTATAGTTTCTTACTTCTCTTAAAATAAATCCCTTGAGCCTTTGGTTAGAAGGCTTCTTTTCCAAACCTATAATATTCCTTTTGGCTTCTTTGAAGATCAGGTCATCAGTGGCAAAGCAAGTTCAGAtcttttctgaaggaaattaGCAGCCAGGAGGATATTATTAGAGGCTCACTTTATTTACATGCAAGGCAGTTGCCAAGTATATGGATAGTGGAGGTGAATCTGACTTAAACAGTGTGTGTGACAGAGGCAAGTGCAATTCTGGTGCTTAAAGACAGACTCACTTCATTGTCAAAGCTGTTTAAAGTTATTCAGGACACAGGTTAACACATGACATTGTTTGCAGTGTGGATATTCAGACTCAATCAGTGCTTTGCAGTATGAATAGGCCTTGATGTTGCTGCAGCTTAAATCTTTGACTCCAGTTTGCTGACAATCACAATAATTTCTCTCCTCTTAGATCCTAAAGTTACtgaaattccttaaaaaaacctaataaaTGTTATGCTGACATTATAGAAGACTGCATACTATCCTCTACCTATTTTTTGGCAAATAACAAATACCTCCACAAGAGCATAAATTCCATATATACTCAAGAATATTTCCCAGAAAAATATACATCAGGATATCCCAGGAAATGATAGTTTCTTAGGTTGAAACTTGATGTGCAAGACAATGACACTGATATTTAACATTTTACAGGGAGCTAAGACTCCAACAGTGTCAGAAAAACTGGTGAGAAGCCCTTGTTGTAAGAAGACTCAATCATgtaaaaaaggttttttaagGCAGTGAGTTTGCAAGAAGACTTTAATATACTACATATCACAGGTTTGGAGACTTGATAATTAAATAGGTAATTGATGTATAAAACACAAGTCTGGTCCCAGCCAGTGTCATGAAGTACAAATCATTTTTTCAGTACTATGTTTGGATAAACTGAATACCCTAAAGAGTTGGCAGCAGAAGATGGGAACTTCCACACCCACATCACCAGTTCAGAAGGAAAACTTTTGTGTTTTCTATAAAATGCTGTAGTTATCATAGTCTTTATGTACTTTGATCTTTACTAGCAGTTATCCTTTCCTTGGCATAACTCTGCAACTCACTCACAGGCCTTTAAGCTACAGCAGTATTTGCTTGTTTCTCACTCCTGCTCAAttaagaaaaacccaacaaaaccaaacaaaaaaccttttTTGGTACAAAACCTGTTTTTAtagaaattctgccttttgtCACGTAGTCTTTCTAATTTCAGTGCCTCAAAACTCTTGTCTCAAAGAGCTGAGCTCACTGCAGCTTGGGTTTGCATATGTGAAATTGAGATTTCCATGGTAGATAAACCACACAGCTGGAAGGCATTTCTCAGCTAGGTCTGTTGAAAATGACTGATTGATTGTGAAccagattttcctttttctgtgccAGCACATTCAGATAAATTCACTGGAAATCACATCGTGTTTACAAAGGCTTTGTCTGATCACTATTGAATAAAGAACAGCAGGTGGATGTATTAACATTGGCCTGTGTTACAAGTCCCAAAAGGTATTAACATAAGAAGTATTGCAAAATTATCTTcatagttaattttcttcttttgtgaaAGACTCAGGCACTTCAGAAGGTGTTTGCTGCTCTGAGGATGCCATCAGCACTGTCAGCAGAGCAATAACTGTGCCATGGGCCTGTTCTACCCCCTCAGCACTGTTATTCAGCTGGTGGAGGGAGTGAATGAAGGCAGGGAGCTGTTGGTGTGAGTGGAAGTAGGACCCTCGTGCTACCACcgctcccagtgctgccaggaaTGTTCCCTGGTGTAGGGAGTGCAGACTCAGGCTGCTCCAATCCAGCTTGTGGGTTGCCTTCTTCTATTTGATTTTCCAGGACCGTGTTCCCCTGCCACACTGTaaacagccctgagcctggctgtgccctcGTGGCTGTTTTATAAAAGCTGTCTGTAAATAAAGCAGCAATAATTCCCTGGGCAGTCAGGCTGCCCAGTGAGCTGAGCAAACCACCCTCAGCAcagggctgcctgtgcccaCTGTATCATCTCCTCTGACAGCTCTGGCTTTGcagccagccccacagcaccccagggGGGTCTGCTCCCAGGATGTGCACGTGGCCTCAtttaaaacaaggagaaaataggCCTGTGAGACCAGTGTTACCAGCAGACTTTTGCTCTGATGACCAATTAATATTCGTGCTGGGGGGAGGAATCACAGGGTTTCCATTGCACTGGGAGCTcaggcagagctcagtcccACCATTCTGGGCACGCCAGGGTGTGGATTCCCAGAGGGAAGCCTGGGAGGTAGAGGAATTGCCAAGAGCTGTAGCTGTCCGTGCTACTGCATTCAAGTGCTGTATGAGAAATTTGGGGTGTGTTTTAGTGTGTTCACCAAAGCTGGCATTTCCTAAGGGGAACTGGAGGGGTCTTAGCACAG
The DNA window shown above is from Pseudopipra pipra isolate bDixPip1 chromosome 12, bDixPip1.hap1, whole genome shotgun sequence and carries:
- the CA12 gene encoding carbonic anhydrase 12; the encoded protein is MCAFCYSPHVYRGISSECRETCGLLEYYKSFLEMSAKSFSAVTVAAVLIFFLKIQLSVQAPVNGSKWSYIGPDGEKAWPKKYPFCGGVFQSPIDFHKDILQYDSNLLPLEFIGYNVSSTDHFTLTNNGHSVKMYLSPAMSIRNLPFEYTASQLHLHWGNRNKSEGSEHTVGGKHFAAELHIVHYNSEKYPDVTAAMDKEDGLAVLAVLLEIGPFNPSYEKIFRHFRNVKYKDQKVQVPGFNVRELLPARLDEFYRYEGSLTTPPCYPSVLWTVFRHPVTISQEQLLALETAMYCTESDDPEPLEMVDNFRNVQEFHERLVFISFREGFVVSAVIAFILAVLTILAVALWLLKKRSCKKEGQDNRGVIYKPGTYKEEEDLSKM